The Macaca nemestrina isolate mMacNem1 chromosome 8, mMacNem.hap1, whole genome shotgun sequence genome contains the following window.
GGAGGAGACGCCAGTCTATTAAATCTATCATCCCAGCATCCCCTTTATCTGATGAAGCAAAATTAAACACCTTCTTTACTCATAAATTTGGTAGGTTTTAGACAATAATGAAGAATCAGACATGGGctgcacacagtggctcataccagtaatcccagcaatttagaaGGCCGAAgcaggacgattgcttgagccccggagttcacaTCCGGgctcaaaaccagtctgggcagcatagtgagaacCCACTTTattttctacagaaaatttaaaatttagccaggtgtggaggcatgcatttgtggtcccagctactcaggggactgaagtgggaggacctcttgagcctGACAGCAGCTGCTGTGAGCTGTAatgaggccactgcactccagcctgcgcaacagagtgagactctgtctccccccgcaataaaaatgaaagaatgaccTATGTTTCACTCAAATTATAGCACTCCATCATAGGCCAAGGGCCAGGGGGACAGGGAATGTAGCCCATTTTCCTCCCTTACTTCACTACCAAAAAGCTAGTCCTATTGCCAGATACTGAATATGTCCAGGGCTGGATTTATGTGGTCCCCAGGAGGGTCTTAGACTctcccagcattttaggaagaggaagaaaagctcCAGAGTAACAAAGTACGGACAAGTCAGGCCCTAGCCACATGCCCTGAGACTACTCCCCAAAGGGGGCATTCTTGCCCATGCCAGCCCTATCTGTACCCACAACCCAATCCAACCCACACTCAAACAagcccctggagcccagagaGCTCCAGGACAGCCACACATTCACAGGGAGCTCTGCCTGTCCATTGGGTTCCTAATGAACTGAGTGAGTGGGTGTGTTCTACATGGTGAGAGGTACTGGTATGACGCATCAGGAAACATGTCATAGTCTCATCACTGTAACATGACAAGAATTGCAGCCATGGCTGGAACCTTTATAAAGTGACCCAGCACACCTTTCCATCCAGTCTCAGCGTGGGGTGAAGCCTGGCAGCTATGAGGATCCATTATCTTCTGTTTGCTTTGCTCTTCTTGTTTTTGGTGCCTGTTCCAGGTAAGATGGGCTGGGAAATCCAAGGATTGAACTAATTGAGAATACATAATTCAGAGTCAGTCTTTCTCCATCCTTCAGAGCGCCTTAGACCAAGCAGGTTTGTTGTATGGGAACTAGGcatcaccatttttttttcagacaagaaTCATttagcagctgggcatggtggctcacacctgtaatcccaacactttgggaggccgaggcgggtggatcacgaggtcaggagttcaagaccggcctggccaagatggtgaaaccctgtctctactaaaaatacaaaaattagcagggcatggtggcaggcacctgtaatcccagctactcgggagacagacagataattgcttgaatctgggaggtggaggttgcagtaagccgagatcgcgccactgcactccagcctgggtgacagggtgagagtccatctcaaaaaaaaaaaaaaaagaactgtaaatCAGGTTTCCCAAACTTTCCTGATCCACTCGTAAGAAACTAAATAGCTCCCCAAAGCTCTTTCCCCATCTCTTCATGGGAAGATTGTTATACCTGCTGATGAGACATGAATccaacataaaattttaatacagCAGGGAAGATTGATTTACTCTGAACAGAACAGAAGCACAGGCTCCTGTTTTACTAAGTGCAGTGGTTGGAGGTGGAGTGTTTGGGCTGCCTCTGAGGACACCACAGCCTCAGCACCCCCACTGTTCCTGTGGCAGTCACAGGGTCACGCCACTTCCCTGGTGCCACTGTGGGTCCACAGCTGAGCTGCAGCCGTAGAAACATTGTCTATGGGTCGTTTAGTCATACCTTTATTTTTCTCCCAAttttatagaaaaaggaaaaagaaataaaagaatacaagAAAAGCAACAGATGAGTTATTTATTTGAGGAATACCAAAAGCCGTCCTAAAACCTTTCCATGTGTGCTATTTTGTCATTGCAGGTCATGGAGGAATCATAAACACATTGCAGAAATATTATTGCAGAGTCAGAGGTGGCCGGTGTGCTGTGCTCAGCTGCCTTCCAAAGGAGGAACAGATTGGCAAGTGCTCGACACGTGGCCGAAAATGCTGtcgaagaaagaagtaaaaacccAGAAACATGACGAGAATGTTGTAAAGTGTGGAAATGCCTTCTTAaagtttataaaagtaaaatcaaattaaaatgtttttcaaaaaaaattaggagcttgatttaaaaaaaaaaaaaaaaaaagctggtcaTTTTGGTAGTTGTTTCCAAACAGGCAACTCAGAAAATCTTAAGGACTCACCTTTCTTTCAAAGAAAGTAGAATCTCTGGAGAAATCTACAAGGGAGGCTGACCTTATTACCCAAGGGTTACCAGGTTCTATTCCTCCTTTGTGAACGTGACGCCCCAGTGAAGTTGGACTCTTCACTCTCTTGAAATACGCCCTTTGCTTTCATGTCACCCAAGCCTTGAGCCTTTTCAGTCCCTCTACCCCAAATGGCATCTCTCCACTAAATCTATCTCTAAGGTTTTCATGCATCCCTCAGGGGCTATCCCAATTCCTTCCAAAAACTTTGTCTTCAGAGAAATAGGGAACCTGGCTCTTCCTCAGATATTCACTTTGCTTTCTCTCACCCATGCCTCTGCTCTGGTTGGCCTCATGTCTGCCTCACTCCTCCAACTTAATCTCTAAACTTTAACCTGTCCTTCCGGGACCGTCTCACATTTTATCTCTATCTTAAAAACACAGGTGATTTCCCAAATGCTTACAGTCTTTCCTCTGGTTCACCACAGGGTTCTGACTTGAGTCCTCCATCTATAACCCTTGCTTGGTTTTTACATTATGTACAGTGACATACTGCCCATCTCCATATTAGATTTTGTGAGCCTTAAAGCAAGGAGTTTGTCTTAATTCTTCCTGGACTGCTTGTAAAGTGCCCTGAGCATGAAGGTTGttcacaagtatttattgaattgaaGTACATTCAAATGATTTATTGATTGAAGTATCTTTAATCATTCAAATGATTTGGAGGTACTGCAGTTTAACTATCTAGTGCTCTCTCAACGTTGATGCAGAAGGATTCCAGCAAATGGAGTGCGTGGTCCTGCATACCTGACACCAGACCCCAGTCATGGCACTATATATGGAGAAAAGACAATACAACAAGGCTCTTAGGAAGAAAGGCTCAAGGTCCCAAAAAGATGAGACTGCTCCTCACTTTCCATCCAAAATGGACTCACTGCTATGGGAATCTCCCTCTGACAGTAGACAAAAGGGAACCTGTCAACAAGTGTGACAGCTGTGTTCAGAGATTGG
Protein-coding sequences here:
- the LOC105499846 gene encoding beta-defensin 103A, translated to MRIHYLLFALLFLFLVPVPGHGGIINTLQKYYCRVRGGRCAVLSCLPKEEQIGKCSTRGRKCCRRKK